Proteins from a single region of Persephonella hydrogeniphila:
- a CDS encoding V-type ATP synthase subunit F, with product MMRIVVTGNKDEITGFSLAGVDTVLIENDEDFKEKIDGIIHSEDTGVLVITDRYFELFEKHFSQKIKKKAIPAVIFIPSIDGIHMKKSLKEFVAGVIGIRI from the coding sequence ATGATGAGAATAGTAGTAACAGGAAATAAAGATGAGATAACGGGATTTTCTCTTGCAGGAGTTGATACTGTTCTTATAGAAAATGATGAAGATTTCAAAGAAAAAATAGACGGGATTATTCATTCAGAAGATACTGGGGTACTTGTAATAACCGACAGATATTTTGAGCTATTTGAGAAGCATTTTTCACAGAAAATAAAGAAAAAGGCTATACCTGCTGTGATTTTCATACCATCTATAGATGGTATTCATATGAAAAAAAGCTTGAAGGAGTTTGTAGCAGGTGTCATTGGAATCAGAATTTGA
- a CDS encoding ATP synthase subunit C, with protein sequence MRNYRTVLLLILFPLIALGDNGMAYIAAALSVGLSSIAAGIAVGLVGAAAMGTIGEKPELSGRALIFIGLAEGIAIYGLIIAILILGKV encoded by the coding sequence TTGAGGAATTACAGAACAGTTTTACTTTTGATCCTCTTCCCTCTTATAGCTCTTGGGGATAATGGAATGGCTTATATTGCAGCTGCTTTATCTGTTGGACTCTCAAGCATTGCAGCAGGAATAGCAGTAGGTCTCGTTGGGGCTGCAGCAATGGGGACAATAGGAGAAAAGCCTGAACTTTCGGGGAGAGCTCTTATCTTTATAGGGCTTGCAGAAGGGATAGCCATTTACGGTCTTATAATAGCTATACTTATTCTGGGAAAAGTATGA
- a CDS encoding V-type ATP synthase subunit I: MLFPEKMIYLKISIPAGKVDEEIKNIGLSGLLHIDERKGKRVFAAEEKRVEHLYRKTESFLDILGITYRKKWENGDIDITRIEDFVYDLEEKLNKISNLKKKLQRIRKLFETAKSIKERSKDILEPDKLLKNLKCIKFISGIIPDENLEPFLLSLKAYITFPVYGRLSKGSSWFFVFYLEDESTHIKDILGKNQAEDIPAEYFLREKEKEIKEREKEINDLLNMVKDKYLKKLLDYNSFLRLKYKITVAKQPLEIKGDYYIIYGWIPARKLDSFRRFVKYSNIETFPAGEDAPVLLKTPEFFKPFERIIKGFSYPKYGEINPTIPFGITFLIFFGIMFGDVGHGLVLSLVGFFLKKKNRDLGLVLILSGISSSFFGFLYGSFFGFHDIFPHLFISPIYDVEKLLIFSIFVGIIVISLSFILNILSLLRRKKIKNLIFGEGGMLWLLIYWYSIGVFIKAVVFKLDIKWDLVFLILIIFIVFIYIYRKSKSATQSVINVLRELIETVTNTVSFVRLGAFALAHAALFLAVFTIARLLESEGKGLLYWFTIVIGNVFIIVLEGIIVAIQTLRLEYYEFFKRFFVGGGIPYRPFRLD, translated from the coding sequence ATGCTTTTTCCTGAAAAAATGATTTACCTTAAGATAAGTATTCCTGCCGGTAAGGTAGATGAAGAAATCAAAAATATAGGTCTATCAGGGCTTTTACACATTGATGAAAGAAAAGGAAAAAGGGTCTTCGCAGCGGAAGAAAAAAGGGTTGAGCATCTGTACAGAAAAACAGAAAGTTTTCTGGATATACTCGGTATTACTTATAGGAAAAAATGGGAAAATGGAGATATAGATATAACTCGGATTGAGGATTTTGTGTACGATCTGGAAGAAAAACTGAACAAAATATCAAATCTCAAGAAAAAACTCCAGAGAATAAGAAAACTGTTTGAGACAGCTAAAAGTATAAAAGAACGCAGTAAAGATATTTTGGAACCTGACAAACTTTTAAAAAACTTAAAATGTATAAAGTTTATCTCGGGTATAATTCCAGATGAAAACTTAGAACCTTTTCTGCTTTCACTAAAGGCGTACATAACTTTTCCTGTTTATGGAAGGCTTTCTAAAGGCTCTTCATGGTTTTTTGTTTTTTACCTTGAGGATGAATCCACTCATATTAAAGATATACTTGGAAAAAATCAGGCAGAAGATATACCTGCAGAGTATTTCCTAAGAGAAAAAGAGAAAGAGATAAAGGAAAGAGAGAAAGAGATAAATGATCTTCTTAATATGGTGAAAGACAAATACCTAAAGAAACTACTTGATTATAATAGCTTTTTAAGACTTAAATATAAGATAACAGTAGCTAAACAGCCACTGGAAATAAAGGGAGATTACTACATTATCTATGGCTGGATTCCTGCCAGAAAATTAGACAGTTTCAGAAGATTTGTAAAATATTCAAATATAGAGACTTTTCCTGCTGGCGAGGATGCACCTGTTCTACTGAAAACTCCTGAATTTTTTAAACCCTTTGAGAGAATAATAAAAGGTTTTTCCTACCCAAAGTATGGAGAGATAAACCCTACAATTCCTTTCGGTATAACATTTCTCATTTTCTTTGGGATAATGTTTGGGGATGTAGGGCACGGGCTTGTACTTTCATTAGTAGGGTTTTTCCTTAAGAAAAAAAATCGTGACCTTGGTTTGGTTCTTATCCTTTCTGGGATATCTTCTTCCTTTTTCGGTTTTCTTTACGGTTCTTTTTTTGGTTTCCACGATATATTTCCTCATCTTTTTATCTCACCGATTTACGATGTAGAAAAACTCCTTATCTTTAGTATTTTTGTAGGTATCATCGTGATATCTCTCAGTTTTATACTGAACATTCTTTCTCTTCTTAGAAGGAAAAAGATAAAAAATCTTATCTTTGGTGAAGGAGGAATGCTCTGGCTATTGATATACTGGTACAGCATAGGAGTTTTTATCAAGGCTGTTGTTTTTAAACTTGATATAAAATGGGATCTGGTCTTCCTGATTCTTATTATTTTTATTGTGTTCATTTATATATACAGAAAAAGCAAGTCAGCAACACAGTCTGTTATAAATGTGTTAAGAGAACTTATTGAAACAGTAACAAATACAGTTTCCTTTGTAAGACTTGGAGCTTTTGCACTAGCTCATGCGGCTCTTTTCCTTGCAGTATTTACAATTGCAAGGCTTCTCGAATCAGAAGGCAAAGGTCTTCTCTACTGGTTTACCATTGTTATAGGGAATGTTTTTATAATAGTTCTTGAGGGAATTATTGTTGCTATACAAACATTAAGACTTGAGTATTACGAGTTCTTTAAAAGATTTTTTGTAGGAGGAGGCATACCTTATAGACCTTTCAGACTTGATTAA
- a CDS encoding V0D/AC39 family V-type ATPase subunit — protein MKVLRFDYLNSKSRTLKSHILDPFMFEKLVASKTVGDIIEILSSTDYGNFLNKEKDIYTALNKYFDKFTQKILRFLDRNEREFFETFFFERKRIYKKKLYLKKHQNFEFFLRKIDLDFIKKLKKSLKRLPLSDRIDIKVITGSYFDMYNTTTILRLKFIYGLPVEDIIPFILPYGYKLRMEDFFHLSVLKNISEFSDYLSKKIGINFSDFTSFRKEIYRYHITQINRVWYGYPFKFSVPIGITRMKEIEIMNIKTVVEGVSYGIGEKDIKRMVVGVFDAFS, from the coding sequence ATGAAAGTTCTCAGATTTGATTATCTCAATTCAAAAAGCCGGACACTAAAATCCCACATTTTAGATCCTTTTATGTTTGAAAAACTTGTTGCTTCTAAGACAGTGGGAGATATTATAGAAATTCTCAGCTCAACAGATTACGGGAATTTTCTTAATAAAGAAAAAGATATATATACAGCTTTAAATAAATATTTTGATAAATTTACACAAAAAATCTTAAGATTTTTAGACAGGAACGAGAGGGAATTCTTTGAAACATTTTTCTTTGAGAGGAAAAGAATATATAAAAAGAAGCTGTATTTAAAAAAGCACCAGAACTTTGAGTTTTTCTTAAGGAAAATAGATCTTGATTTCATAAAAAAACTTAAAAAATCATTAAAAAGACTCCCCCTTTCTGACAGAATAGACATAAAAGTAATAACCGGAAGTTATTTTGATATGTACAATACAACTACTATTCTTAGACTGAAATTCATTTATGGTCTTCCTGTTGAAGATATAATTCCCTTTATCCTCCCATACGGTTACAAACTGAGAATGGAGGATTTTTTTCATTTATCGGTGCTTAAGAATATATCAGAGTTTTCCGATTATCTGTCTAAAAAAATCGGGATCAATTTTTCAGATTTCACATCTTTCAGAAAAGAGATTTACAGATACCATATAACTCAGATAAACCGTGTGTGGTACGGCTATCCTTTTAAGTTTTCTGTTCCAATAGGAATAACAAGGATGAAAGAAATAGAAATAATGAACATTAAAACAGTTGTTGAAGGTGTGTCTTATGGTATCGGGGAGAAGGATATAAAAAGGATGGTAGTTGGGGTTTTTGATGCTTTTTCCTGA